Proteins from one Paraburkholderia sp. BL10I2N1 genomic window:
- a CDS encoding high-potential iron-sulfur protein has translation MHPARRASVTIAEYAAGQVSRNCTFYQRKSNDAFAPCPMFGDKQVAAMG, from the coding sequence CTGCATCCAGCAAGGCGTGCTTCAGTGACGATTGCGGAGTACGCAGCGGGTCAGGTTTCCCGTAACTGCACGTTCTATCAGAGAAAATCGAATGATGCGTTCGCTCCGTGTCCAATGTTCGGCGACAAACAGGTCGCGGCCATGGGTTGA